Proteins encoded together in one Bombyx mori chromosome 24, ASM3026992v2 window:
- the LOC101745037 gene encoding cytoplasmic dynein 2 intermediate chain 1 isoform X2 has translation MQAQKKTTTEKIKKEKSGEAETAKKLPDDKIKKNNHGAATPRAYQRKSTAADIYTQKSQTSLSSVKAPRKSLNTTRTTKESPMKDLLKSTSNVSVVSKSSIDKTAESSAEAKRTTRLSKELPFLKANSPVTQKRKILDDKRTTIVGRSKLEREESSAASKKEIGRLFKINSDSLKNEGSVARSTKRVTVPENVKERQRSKTRTLDENEVKILTADVVDNNAEMRNLSKKLTAQPKAFFVGLDDGESKEKTSEDEVSYEDDFESYESDFESYHSDASPPGDGSSADSDDHTEPHHEVGHDRLATSKEVRDEENMLDSGSYDLRDRSAKAKASTMEFIVEDSEDHSDKKPSLTDEGFQEMSSSSAVSSLRTVHECIDRQNFIDFGTRSREWKRKRRVLEMLKRRAADILGMVSLHEVSYVLFEAKPIAYEKYMSSFGRSGRAQNSSQTFDDGANQETQTDEILLSHKWTQNPVDFTYNDIYVYPSVCSRKYSECTVDYMARFSFLTKSNDFNASNVEIEMDDVYKRNPLRIYLEQRNGVGTGEMLPYEKYESRLKGIVYERNRLRRFLKRTESKIFSALNKNAGKRELIDLNRNTKLPFSQGYVMVNFNVDDDRLNFIVQSKVTKIIYSKAKSNLIMTVHSRKDLNNKRVLCIWDVGVARFEPIKILISIDGIILGQFQGNTDGIFVAALEDGSIHLWELSEEPTWRSDVASDRKSTNLKELTIDEITPTEKDRELNLNSDSIDSTQEAIPCALQACAFTTSAFNLSCAENADRIIGLELTAHETREANGRRVLGQTIVLQRTGKLCVWLIVRDKNKSSFTDIGKAYSSRTSLEMFQTILLSDYIDSTIEEGVAFDLCAAKRRLTLRRRERIEFSRPNTAKKFECDVTRAKSNTVLPADKRTPTIWESMICYDLKIVNVGNIDHYLVAKNVGEVLSCKKSVGGVKVRRFRVTNDKSLVTNVQVAPALPYFMASTESGTVNLCSLLENRVLLTLDCRNISPAREPTERCRSDSKGRYISSVAAPAVFGCDAGMMSVTSLIWPPSNPCQIFALLKDGSVVAWDLTTSDIYGKVSTEKCRSIAGGQNSLALLTHEGSIQLHKLKSDTPSDENMKIFNKYVALL, from the exons ATGCAGGCTCAAAAGAAAACGACGACggagaaaattaaaaaagaaaaatccgGAGAGGCGGAAACAGCGAAAAAGTTGCcagatgataaaataaaaaaaaataatcacggTGCTGCGACACCAAGAGCTTACCAACGGAAATCTACCGCCGCCGATATTTATACGCAAAAAAGTCAAACATCGCTAAGCAGCGTTAAAGCGCCCAGAAAATCTCTGAACACAACGAGAACTACAAAGGAATCTCCAATGAAAGACTTATTGAAATCGACTTCGAATGTGAGCGTTGTCAGTAAGTCTTCCATCGACAAAACGGCAGAGTCCAGCGCTGAAGCTAAACGAACTACAAGATTATCAAAAGAATTACCTTTTTTAAAAGCAAATTCACCTGTCACCCAAAAACGAAAAATTTTAGACGACAAACGAACCACAATTGTTGGCCGTTCGAAATTGGAACGTGAAGAATCTAGTGCTGCAAGCAAAAAGGAAATCGGCCGGCTTTTCAAGATTAACAGTGACAGTTTGAAAAACGAAGGCAGTGTTGCGAGATCAACAAAACGCGTTACAGTCCCGGAAAACGTCAAAGAAAGGCAAAGGAGTAAAACGCGAACTTTAGACGAGAATGAAGTGAAAATACTGACGGCCGACGTTGTTGATAACAACGCTGAGATGAGGAATCTATCGAAGAAGCTAACCGCTCAGCCTAAAGCGTTTTTTGTGGGTTTGGATGACGGCGAATCAAAG gAGAAAACAAGCGAAGATGAGGTAAGCTATGAAGATGACTTTGAAAGCTACGAATCGGATTTCGAGTCGTATCACAGTGATGCGTCACCGCCTGGTGATGGTAGTTCAGCTGATAGTGACGATCACACCGAACCTCATCACGAGGTTGGACATGACCGACTCGCGACCTCAAAGGAGGTCAGAGACGAAGAGAACATGTTGGATTCGG GCAGCTATGATCTTCGAGATCGGTCAGCCAAAGCCAAGGCTTCAACCATGGAGTTCATCGTTGAGGATTCAGAAGATCACAGCGACAAAAAGCCGTCCCTCACCGACGAGGGCTTCCAGGAGATGAGCTCTTCCAGCGCCGTGTCAAGTTTGCGAACCGTCCACGAATGCATTGATAG GCAAAACTTTATAGATTTCGGTACTAGATCGAGGGAATGGAAACGGAAGCGACGCGTTCTAGAGATGCTAAAACGGCGCGCTGCCGATATACTAGGCATGGTCAGTCTGCACGAAGTATCGTATGTTTTGTTCGAAGCGAAACCTATTGCCTACGAAAAGTACATGTCTAGTTTTGGTCGCAGCGGCCGCGCTCAGAACAGCTCTCAGACTTTTGATGACGGCGCGAATCAAGAGACACAAACCGATGAGATATTATTAAGTCATAAATGGACGCAGAACCCTGTGGATTTTACGTATAACGATATATACGTGTACCCGAGTGTTTGTTCTAGAAAATACAGCGAATGTACAGTAGATTATATGGCGAGGTTTAGTTTTTTGACGAAATCTAACGATTTTAATGCGAGCAACGTTGAGATCGAAATGGATGATGTTTATAAACGAAATCCTTTGAGGATTTATTTGGAACAGAGGAATGGCGTCGGTACCGGCGAAATGTTGCCATACGAAAAATACGAAAGCAGACTAAAAGGAATCGTTTACGAACGTAATCGTTTGAGGAGATTTTTGAAGAGAACCGAAAGTAAAATTTTTAGCGCTCTTAATAAGAACGCCGGTAAAAGAgaattgattgatttaaatagaaatacaaaattgcCATTTAGCCAAGGATACGTTATggttaattttaatgttgacGATGATAGATTAAACTTCATTGTACAATCAAAAGTAACGAAAATCATATATTCGAAAGCGAAAAGCAATTTAATCATGACGGTACACAGTCGAAAAGATTtaaacaacaaacgtgttctgTGTATTTGGGACGTCGGTGTTGCAAGATTCGAACCCATTAAAATACTAATTTCGATCGATGGTATTATTCTGGGACAGTTTCAAGGCAACACCGATGGTATTTTCGTGGCAGCGTTGGAAGACGG TTCAATACATCTCTGGGAATTATCCGAAGAGCCTACGTGGCGAAGCGATGTTGCCAGCGATCGAAAATCTACTAATTTAAAAGAACTAACCATCGACGAAATCACTCCCACTGAGAAAGATCGagaattaaatttgaatagtGATAGTATTGATAGCACTCAG GAAGCGATTCCTTGTGCCTTGCAAGCCTGCGCGTTCACGACCAGCGCTTTCAACTTATCGTGCGCGGAGAACGCTGACAGGATCATTGGCTTGGAGCTAACCGCGCATGAGACCCGAGAGGCGAACGGAAGAAGAGTCCTGGGACAG ACGATCGTGCTTCAGCGCACAGGCAAACTTTGCGTGTGGCTGATAGTCcgagataaaaataaaagcagcTTTACGGACATCGGCAAAGCTTACAGTTCGCGAACGAGCTTGGAAATGTTTCAAACGATTTTACTGTCGGATTACATTGATTCGACAATCGAAGAAGGTGTTGCCTTTGATTTGTGTGCAGCCAAACGTAGATTGACGTTGAGGCGGCGAGAGAGAATCGAATTTTCGCGCCCAAACACGGCCAAGAAGTTCGAATGTGACGTTACGCGCGCTAAAAGTAACACAGTGTTGCCAGCCGATAAAAGGACTCCTACTATATGGGAGAGTATGATTTGTTACGATTTGAAGATTGTTAATGTTGGCAACATCGATCATTATTTGGTAGCCAAAAATGTTGGCGAGGTATTGAGTTGTAAGAAGAGCGTTGGCGGTGTTAAAGTTAGAAGATTTCGTGTGACAA ACGATAAGTCGTTAGTGACCAATGTGCAAGTCGCCCCGGCGCTGCCGTACTTCATGGCGTCCACTGAGTCGGGAACTGTAAACCTTTGTTCGTTACTGGAAAACAGGGTTCTGCTCACATTGGACTGCAG AAATATTTCTCCGGCTCGAGAACCGACTGAGAGGTGTCGGTCGGATAGCAAGGGCAGGTACATCAGCAGCGTCGCAGCCCCAGCGGTGTTCGGCTGTGATGCTGGAATG ATGTCGGTGACGTCACTAATATGGCCGCCTTCGAACCCCTGTCAAATTTTCGCGCTTCTAAAGGACGGAAGCGTCGTCGCCTGGGATCTGACCACCAGTGACATCTACGGGAAAGTGTCAACGGAAAAATGTAGGTCTATAGCTGGCGGTCAAAATAGTTTG GCCTTATTAACACACGAAGGTAGCATTCAATTGCACAAGCTAAAGAGTGATACGCCAAGTGACGAGAATATGAAGATTTTCAACAAATACGTCGCTCTGCTGtga
- the LOC101745037 gene encoding uncharacterized protein LOC101745037 isoform X1, with translation MQAQKKTTTEKIKKEKSGEAETAKKLPDDKIKKNNHGAATPRAYQRKSTAADIYTQKSQTSLSSVKAPRKSLNTTRTTKESPMKDLLKSTSNVSVVSKSSIDKTAESSAEAKRTTRLSKELPFLKANSPVTQKRKILDDKRTTIVGRSKLEREESSAASKKEIGRLFKINSDSLKNEGSVARSTKRVTVPENVKERQRSKTRTLDENEVKILTADVVDNNAEMRNLSKKLTAQPKAFFVGLDDGESKEKTSEDEVSYEDDFESYESDFESYHSDASPPGDGSSADSDDHTEPHHEVGHDRLATSKEVRDEENMLDSGSYDLRDRSAKAKASTMEFIVEDSEDHSDKKPSLTDEGFQEMSSSSAVSSLRTVHECIDRQNFIDFGTRSREWKRKRRVLEMLKRRAADILGMVSLHEVSYVLFEAKPIAYEKYMSSFGRSGRAQNSSQTFDDGANQETQTDEILLSHKWTQNPVDFTYNDIYVYPSVCSRKYSECTVDYMARFSFLTKSNDFNASNVEIEMDDVYKRNPLRIYLEQRNGVGTGEMLPYEKYESRLKGIVYERNRLRRFLKRTESKIFSALNKNAGKRELIDLNRNTKLPFSQGYVMVNFNVDDDRLNFIVQSKVTKIIYSKAKSNLIMTVHSRKDLNNKRVLCIWDVGVARFEPIKILISIDGIILGQFQGNTDGIFVAALEDGSIHLWELSEEPTWRSDVASDRKSTNLKELTIDEITPTEKDRELNLNSDSIDSTQEAIPCALQACAFTTSAFNLSCAENADRIIGLELTAHETREANGRRVLGQTIVLQRTGKLCVWLIVRDKNKSSFTDIGKAYSSRTSLEMFQTILLSDYIDSTIEEGVAFDLCAAKRRLTLRRRERIEFSRPNTAKKFECDVTRAKSNTVLPADKRTPTIWESMICYDLKIVNVGNIDHYLVAKNVGEVLSCKKSVGGVKVRRFRVTNDKSLVTNVQVAPALPYFMASTESGTVNLCSLLENRVLLTLDCRNISPAREPTERCRSDSKGRYISSVAAPAVFGCDAGMMSVTSLIWPPSNPCQIFALLKDGSVVAWDLTTSDIYGKVSTEKCRSIAGGQNSLVSTVQRGEVRFSRRGLKDKTSGALVCNDAPVFESRRRVPIFLMKYVLNKCSRLTSTVKE, from the exons ATGCAGGCTCAAAAGAAAACGACGACggagaaaattaaaaaagaaaaatccgGAGAGGCGGAAACAGCGAAAAAGTTGCcagatgataaaataaaaaaaaataatcacggTGCTGCGACACCAAGAGCTTACCAACGGAAATCTACCGCCGCCGATATTTATACGCAAAAAAGTCAAACATCGCTAAGCAGCGTTAAAGCGCCCAGAAAATCTCTGAACACAACGAGAACTACAAAGGAATCTCCAATGAAAGACTTATTGAAATCGACTTCGAATGTGAGCGTTGTCAGTAAGTCTTCCATCGACAAAACGGCAGAGTCCAGCGCTGAAGCTAAACGAACTACAAGATTATCAAAAGAATTACCTTTTTTAAAAGCAAATTCACCTGTCACCCAAAAACGAAAAATTTTAGACGACAAACGAACCACAATTGTTGGCCGTTCGAAATTGGAACGTGAAGAATCTAGTGCTGCAAGCAAAAAGGAAATCGGCCGGCTTTTCAAGATTAACAGTGACAGTTTGAAAAACGAAGGCAGTGTTGCGAGATCAACAAAACGCGTTACAGTCCCGGAAAACGTCAAAGAAAGGCAAAGGAGTAAAACGCGAACTTTAGACGAGAATGAAGTGAAAATACTGACGGCCGACGTTGTTGATAACAACGCTGAGATGAGGAATCTATCGAAGAAGCTAACCGCTCAGCCTAAAGCGTTTTTTGTGGGTTTGGATGACGGCGAATCAAAG gAGAAAACAAGCGAAGATGAGGTAAGCTATGAAGATGACTTTGAAAGCTACGAATCGGATTTCGAGTCGTATCACAGTGATGCGTCACCGCCTGGTGATGGTAGTTCAGCTGATAGTGACGATCACACCGAACCTCATCACGAGGTTGGACATGACCGACTCGCGACCTCAAAGGAGGTCAGAGACGAAGAGAACATGTTGGATTCGG GCAGCTATGATCTTCGAGATCGGTCAGCCAAAGCCAAGGCTTCAACCATGGAGTTCATCGTTGAGGATTCAGAAGATCACAGCGACAAAAAGCCGTCCCTCACCGACGAGGGCTTCCAGGAGATGAGCTCTTCCAGCGCCGTGTCAAGTTTGCGAACCGTCCACGAATGCATTGATAG GCAAAACTTTATAGATTTCGGTACTAGATCGAGGGAATGGAAACGGAAGCGACGCGTTCTAGAGATGCTAAAACGGCGCGCTGCCGATATACTAGGCATGGTCAGTCTGCACGAAGTATCGTATGTTTTGTTCGAAGCGAAACCTATTGCCTACGAAAAGTACATGTCTAGTTTTGGTCGCAGCGGCCGCGCTCAGAACAGCTCTCAGACTTTTGATGACGGCGCGAATCAAGAGACACAAACCGATGAGATATTATTAAGTCATAAATGGACGCAGAACCCTGTGGATTTTACGTATAACGATATATACGTGTACCCGAGTGTTTGTTCTAGAAAATACAGCGAATGTACAGTAGATTATATGGCGAGGTTTAGTTTTTTGACGAAATCTAACGATTTTAATGCGAGCAACGTTGAGATCGAAATGGATGATGTTTATAAACGAAATCCTTTGAGGATTTATTTGGAACAGAGGAATGGCGTCGGTACCGGCGAAATGTTGCCATACGAAAAATACGAAAGCAGACTAAAAGGAATCGTTTACGAACGTAATCGTTTGAGGAGATTTTTGAAGAGAACCGAAAGTAAAATTTTTAGCGCTCTTAATAAGAACGCCGGTAAAAGAgaattgattgatttaaatagaaatacaaaattgcCATTTAGCCAAGGATACGTTATggttaattttaatgttgacGATGATAGATTAAACTTCATTGTACAATCAAAAGTAACGAAAATCATATATTCGAAAGCGAAAAGCAATTTAATCATGACGGTACACAGTCGAAAAGATTtaaacaacaaacgtgttctgTGTATTTGGGACGTCGGTGTTGCAAGATTCGAACCCATTAAAATACTAATTTCGATCGATGGTATTATTCTGGGACAGTTTCAAGGCAACACCGATGGTATTTTCGTGGCAGCGTTGGAAGACGG TTCAATACATCTCTGGGAATTATCCGAAGAGCCTACGTGGCGAAGCGATGTTGCCAGCGATCGAAAATCTACTAATTTAAAAGAACTAACCATCGACGAAATCACTCCCACTGAGAAAGATCGagaattaaatttgaatagtGATAGTATTGATAGCACTCAG GAAGCGATTCCTTGTGCCTTGCAAGCCTGCGCGTTCACGACCAGCGCTTTCAACTTATCGTGCGCGGAGAACGCTGACAGGATCATTGGCTTGGAGCTAACCGCGCATGAGACCCGAGAGGCGAACGGAAGAAGAGTCCTGGGACAG ACGATCGTGCTTCAGCGCACAGGCAAACTTTGCGTGTGGCTGATAGTCcgagataaaaataaaagcagcTTTACGGACATCGGCAAAGCTTACAGTTCGCGAACGAGCTTGGAAATGTTTCAAACGATTTTACTGTCGGATTACATTGATTCGACAATCGAAGAAGGTGTTGCCTTTGATTTGTGTGCAGCCAAACGTAGATTGACGTTGAGGCGGCGAGAGAGAATCGAATTTTCGCGCCCAAACACGGCCAAGAAGTTCGAATGTGACGTTACGCGCGCTAAAAGTAACACAGTGTTGCCAGCCGATAAAAGGACTCCTACTATATGGGAGAGTATGATTTGTTACGATTTGAAGATTGTTAATGTTGGCAACATCGATCATTATTTGGTAGCCAAAAATGTTGGCGAGGTATTGAGTTGTAAGAAGAGCGTTGGCGGTGTTAAAGTTAGAAGATTTCGTGTGACAA ACGATAAGTCGTTAGTGACCAATGTGCAAGTCGCCCCGGCGCTGCCGTACTTCATGGCGTCCACTGAGTCGGGAACTGTAAACCTTTGTTCGTTACTGGAAAACAGGGTTCTGCTCACATTGGACTGCAG AAATATTTCTCCGGCTCGAGAACCGACTGAGAGGTGTCGGTCGGATAGCAAGGGCAGGTACATCAGCAGCGTCGCAGCCCCAGCGGTGTTCGGCTGTGATGCTGGAATG ATGTCGGTGACGTCACTAATATGGCCGCCTTCGAACCCCTGTCAAATTTTCGCGCTTCTAAAGGACGGAAGCGTCGTCGCCTGGGATCTGACCACCAGTGACATCTACGGGAAAGTGTCAACGGAAAAATGTAGGTCTATAGCTGGCGGTCAAAATAGTTTGGTGAGTACAGTCCAAAGAGGTGAGGTGAGGTttagtcgtcgcggcctaaaggataagacgtccggtgcattggtatGTAACGATGcacccgtgttcgaatcccgcaggcgggtaccaatttttctaatgaaatacgtacttaacaaatgttcacgattgacttccacggtgaaggaataa